A stretch of Candidatus Acidulodesulfobacterium acidiphilum DNA encodes these proteins:
- a CDS encoding translation initiation factor IF-2 — MEERRVSKGVIRRRASAAEPEVSKVNLPEPTTSADEGKAEIAGNIEKKLPAVPAEVSAATVASVETDKANKGQVKTKQPQDAELSEKKSKEKEKTDKLKKGAKNEPVQKPDVLSVIKTLDVSKVKALAEETADASGHKKPVKKEEIKKGPQLKFSKNEKFIDTSEEGESFVFRKHNKRKFGGKHGKQAKHVQQIIPEKKASKKVIKISSGITVNELSQALGVKAAEVIKKLMDIGIIATMNHVIDVDTASLIASEYEYTVENVSFNEAVALEESVDAEESLLPRAPVVTVMGHVDHGKTSLLDAIRKTNVTSNEAGGITQHIGAYSVKIDGSMITFLDTPGHEAFTEMRARGAGITDIVVLVVAADDGVMPQTIEAINHAKAANVPIIVAINKIDKPGANPAKIKNSLLEYGLVSEELGGTTLYAEVSAKAGTGIKELLELILLQAEILELKANPNKPARGTVIEAKLDKGRGPVATVLIQSGTLNVNDSAVCGLYYVKVRAMLDYKGNKISSAGPSTPVEIFGLEGVASPGDNFIALKDEKEAKRISLERQLKHRESELNSNARLTLEGLYEKIKTGDVKELKLIVKTDVYGSMEALIQSFKKLSNPKVKVNVIHGGASAITESDVMLAKATNSIIIAFNIRPEPKASALSETEGIEIRYYSIIYDAVKDIKDAMEGLLAPIENEKITGKAEVRNVFNVPKFGAVAGSFVLNGIIKRSSNVRLLRDNVVVYTGHINSLKRFKDDVKEVQVNFECGILLENFNDVKTGDIIEAFDIEYIKQTLESQDGQIK, encoded by the coding sequence ATGGAAGAAAGAAGAGTTTCTAAGGGAGTTATAAGAAGAAGGGCGAGCGCTGCAGAGCCGGAAGTATCTAAAGTTAATTTGCCTGAACCGACGACTTCCGCAGATGAGGGTAAAGCTGAAATAGCCGGAAATATCGAAAAAAAATTACCCGCCGTTCCCGCCGAAGTTTCTGCCGCAACCGTTGCTTCCGTCGAAACCGATAAAGCAAATAAAGGGCAGGTAAAAACTAAACAGCCGCAAGACGCCGAATTATCGGAAAAAAAATCAAAAGAAAAAGAAAAGACGGATAAATTAAAAAAAGGAGCAAAAAACGAACCCGTTCAAAAACCGGACGTTCTTAGCGTAATAAAGACCTTAGACGTATCGAAAGTTAAAGCGTTGGCCGAAGAAACCGCCGATGCTTCAGGACATAAAAAACCCGTAAAAAAAGAAGAAATAAAGAAAGGACCTCAGTTAAAATTTTCTAAAAACGAGAAATTTATTGATACGTCGGAAGAAGGTGAATCTTTTGTTTTTAGAAAGCACAATAAAAGAAAATTCGGCGGCAAGCACGGCAAGCAGGCTAAGCATGTCCAACAGATAATACCGGAGAAAAAAGCTTCCAAAAAGGTAATAAAAATCAGCAGCGGTATTACCGTTAACGAGCTGTCGCAGGCTCTTGGAGTTAAAGCCGCAGAAGTTATAAAAAAACTAATGGACATCGGAATTATTGCTACCATGAATCACGTAATAGACGTGGATACAGCGTCCCTTATAGCATCGGAATACGAATATACCGTTGAAAACGTTAGTTTTAACGAAGCGGTAGCTTTGGAAGAATCCGTTGATGCGGAAGAATCGCTTTTACCCAGAGCTCCGGTAGTTACGGTCATGGGTCACGTAGACCACGGAAAAACTTCCCTGCTGGATGCCATTAGAAAGACAAACGTAACTTCCAACGAAGCCGGCGGCATAACTCAGCACATCGGAGCATACAGCGTCAAAATAGACGGTTCCATGATAACTTTTTTAGATACTCCCGGACATGAAGCTTTTACTGAAATGAGGGCAAGAGGAGCCGGTATAACGGATATCGTAGTTTTAGTCGTTGCGGCAGACGACGGAGTTATGCCCCAGACTATAGAAGCTATTAATCATGCTAAGGCGGCAAACGTTCCTATTATAGTTGCAATAAATAAAATAGACAAGCCGGGGGCTAACCCCGCTAAAATTAAAAACAGCCTGTTAGAATACGGTCTTGTTTCCGAAGAACTCGGCGGAACTACCCTTTATGCGGAGGTTTCCGCTAAAGCAGGTACCGGAATAAAAGAACTATTAGAACTTATTCTTCTTCAAGCTGAGATATTGGAATTAAAAGCAAATCCAAATAAACCCGCAAGAGGAACAGTTATAGAAGCAAAGCTCGATAAAGGCAGGGGGCCGGTTGCCACGGTATTGATTCAGAGCGGAACGTTAAACGTTAACGACAGCGCAGTCTGCGGTTTATATTACGTTAAAGTCAGAGCTATGCTGGATTATAAAGGAAATAAAATATCATCGGCCGGACCTTCTACTCCCGTCGAGATATTCGGATTAGAAGGAGTTGCGTCTCCCGGAGATAATTTTATCGCACTTAAAGACGAAAAAGAAGCAAAAAGAATAAGTTTGGAAAGACAGTTGAAACACAGAGAATCGGAACTTAATTCAAATGCAAGATTAACCCTTGAAGGTTTGTATGAAAAGATTAAAACGGGCGACGTAAAAGAACTTAAGCTAATCGTCAAAACAGACGTTTACGGCTCGATGGAGGCTTTAATACAGTCGTTTAAAAAACTTTCCAATCCAAAAGTAAAGGTAAACGTTATTCACGGCGGCGCTTCCGCTATAACGGAAAGCGACGTTATGCTTGCAAAAGCTACCAATTCGATAATTATAGCGTTCAACATACGACCGGAACCAAAAGCTTCGGCTTTAAGCGAAACGGAAGGAATAGAAATAAGGTACTACAGCATAATTTACGATGCAGTCAAAGACATTAAAGATGCTATGGAAGGACTTCTTGCTCCCATAGAAAACGAAAAAATTACAGGAAAAGCCGAAGTAAGGAATGTTTTTAACGTTCCAAAATTCGGAGCCGTTGCAGGCTCTTTCGTTTTGAACGGCATTATTAAAAGGTCTTCTAACGTAAGATTACTGAGAGACAATGTGGTAGTATATACGGGGCATATAAATTCTCTTAAGAGATTTAAAGACGACGTTAAAGAGGTTCAGGTTAATTTTGAATGCGGTATTTTGCTTGAAAATTTCAACGACGTAAAGACCGGCGATATAATAGAAGCTTTTGATATAGAATATATAAAACAGACTCTGGAATCCCAAGACGGTCAAATAAAATAA
- the rbfA gene encoding 30S ribosome-binding factor RbfA produces MYKTDSGIPRRSNKIIKEVLGKLIERNKRVAELIAREVSLCLEFEVNDTRLKNVTIINAEISKDLKFCKIFFSVMGSEKEIKKALSGFESSKNFIKKVVFSKVLLRVVPEIRFEYYDGLKQAFEINNIINNYKINKLNK; encoded by the coding sequence ATATATAAAACAGACTCTGGAATCCCAAGACGGTCAAATAAAATAATAAAAGAGGTTTTAGGAAAATTGATAGAAAGAAATAAAAGAGTCGCCGAACTTATAGCAAGAGAAGTATCGTTATGTTTAGAATTTGAAGTAAACGATACAAGACTAAAAAATGTTACTATTATAAACGCCGAAATTTCTAAAGACCTGAAATTTTGTAAAATATTTTTCAGCGTTATGGGTTCCGAGAAAGAAATTAAAAAAGCATTAAGCGGTTTTGAAAGTTCTAAAAATTTTATTAAAAAAGTAGTTTTTTCAAAGGTGCTTTTAAGAGTTGTTCCGGAAATAAGATTTGAATATTACGACGGATTAAAGCAGGCATTTGAAATAAATAATATAATAAACAATTATAAAATTAATAAATTAAACAAATAA
- a CDS encoding bifunctional oligoribonuclease/PAP phosphatase NrnA, whose amino-acid sequence MISPKKDYSVSDLNAFKNTADEIFRIIETSKKIMVSTHENPEGDAISSAIATGLFLKSLDKEVYLYEKDQIPANLKFLPESDKFLNEFPKEPIDLLIVVDCGEFSRIGSNYEQLSGINRIINIDHHFTNTYFGHANLVLPDASSAGEVLFYLFLAYGAYINNIRYSPFDNFLGDKFSEPLPCDKEERAKILSFISGDIALSLYTSILTDTGSFHYSSANKRSFYICSVLNEYNMDPSAIATELFETKPAEMYFLLGKSLNTLEFSSGGKVASMVGTKKMIEDVLKEADSGKINGLYENFVNYPRSIQGVEIAIFFRETGFNQYRLNFRSKSYANVAYVAEKFGGGGHKFAAGCKVNGDINEIKKEVYRYCGEILNEKA is encoded by the coding sequence ATGATATCTCCAAAGAAAGATTATTCGGTTTCGGATTTAAACGCTTTTAAAAATACTGCCGACGAAATATTCCGCATAATAGAAACGTCAAAAAAAATAATGGTATCTACCCATGAAAATCCGGAAGGAGATGCTATAAGTTCCGCTATAGCGACGGGATTATTTTTGAAATCTTTGGATAAAGAAGTATATCTTTACGAAAAAGATCAGATACCTGCTAATTTGAAATTTTTACCGGAGTCGGATAAATTTTTAAACGAATTTCCAAAAGAGCCTATAGATCTTCTTATTGTAGTAGATTGCGGCGAATTTTCCAGAATAGGTTCGAATTATGAACAGCTTTCGGGAATAAACAGAATAATTAATATAGACCATCATTTTACCAATACGTATTTCGGGCATGCAAATCTCGTCCTGCCTGATGCAAGTTCTGCAGGAGAAGTTCTGTTTTACCTTTTTCTTGCATACGGGGCATATATAAACAATATTAGATATTCGCCGTTCGATAATTTCCTTGGAGATAAATTTTCGGAACCTTTGCCTTGCGATAAAGAAGAACGCGCTAAAATATTGTCTTTTATAAGTGGCGATATAGCGCTTTCTTTATACACGTCTATTCTTACGGATACCGGTTCTTTCCATTACTCTTCGGCAAATAAAAGATCATTCTATATATGTTCTGTGTTAAACGAATATAATATGGATCCTTCTGCAATAGCTACCGAACTTTTTGAGACTAAACCCGCCGAGATGTATTTTTTGCTTGGAAAGAGCCTGAATACATTAGAATTTTCATCAGGCGGAAAAGTTGCATCTATGGTCGGCACAAAAAAAATGATAGAAGACGTTCTTAAAGAAGCCGATTCCGGAAAAATTAACGGACTGTATGAAAATTTCGTTAACTATCCGAGGTCTATTCAGGGAGTAGAAATTGCAATATTTTTCAGGGAAACCGGTTTCAACCAGTATAGGTTAAATTTCAGGTCAAAAAGTTATGCAAACGTCGCATACGTTGCCGAAAAGTTCGGAGGAGGCGGGCATAAATTTGCCGCAGGATGCAAAGTAAACGGCGATATAAATGAAATTAAAAAAGAAGTATATAGATATTGCGGCGAGATATTAAACGAAAAAGCATAA
- the truB gene encoding tRNA pseudouridine(55) synthase TruB, with protein sequence MKIYDKGLSGVLVIDKPENMTSFNVDYHIKKRLNCSKVGHAGTLDPFATGVLPVLLNNATKLQDRLVNMPKSYEGTLRLGISTDTLDITGRQNGFREVSDSEAESIAAYLKNISGDFIQKIPAFSARKYKGIPLYKYARNNIDVVTDNPTSVVKIYNFEIKSAGNPFIDFKCTVSKGTYIRAIAQEIMDKFDIPAQLYSLRRTSAGGFDVSNALPHDFIEKDADFLIKNIIPTVNINVKL encoded by the coding sequence ATGAAAATATACGATAAAGGTTTAAGCGGAGTTTTGGTTATAGATAAGCCGGAAAATATGACCTCGTTTAATGTAGATTATCATATAAAAAAACGGCTTAACTGTTCAAAGGTAGGGCATGCGGGTACGCTTGATCCGTTTGCCACCGGAGTTTTGCCTGTCCTTCTAAATAATGCGACCAAACTTCAGGATCGTTTGGTTAATATGCCTAAATCTTACGAAGGAACTTTAAGGCTTGGAATAAGCACCGATACTCTTGATATTACAGGCAGACAAAACGGTTTCAGGGAAGTGTCGGATTCCGAAGCAGAAAGCATAGCCGCTTATTTGAAAAATATATCGGGAGATTTTATCCAGAAGATACCGGCTTTCAGCGCGCGAAAATATAAGGGTATTCCTCTATATAAGTATGCGAGAAATAATATCGACGTAGTTACCGATAACCCTACGTCGGTCGTTAAAATATATAATTTTGAAATAAAATCTGCCGGCAATCCTTTTATAGATTTTAAATGCACCGTTTCTAAAGGGACATATATAAGGGCTATTGCTCAGGAAATAATGGATAAATTCGATATTCCGGCTCAGCTTTACAGCCTCAGAAGAACAAGCGCCGGAGGTTTTGACGTTTCTAACGCATTGCCGCATGATTTCATAGAAAAAGACGCAGATTTTTTGATTAAAAATATTATACCGACAGTCAATATTAACGTTAAACTTTAA
- a CDS encoding 30S ribosomal protein S15: MAISKEEKTTIISKFKTHEHDSGSVEVQVSLLTYRINLLSEHFKKFAKDHHSRRGLLKMVAKRRHLLDYLKNKDEARYKALIEALDLRK, from the coding sequence ATGGCTATTTCTAAAGAAGAAAAAACTACGATTATCAGCAAATTTAAAACTCATGAACATGATTCCGGTTCGGTTGAAGTTCAGGTGTCGCTGCTTACCTACAGAATTAATTTATTGTCGGAGCATTTTAAAAAATTTGCAAAAGACCATCATTCCAGAAGAGGCCTTCTGAAGATGGTAGCAAAAAGAAGGCATCTTTTGGATTATTTAAAAAATAAAGACGAAGCAAGATATAAAGCTCTTATAGAAGCCCTCGACCTTCGCAAATAA
- the pnp gene encoding polyribonucleotide nucleotidyltransferase: MTSKTIMFDGKKITVETGRLAKQASGSALVTIGNTKVLVTTCLNKNIKEGIDFLPLTVNYVEKYYAAGKIPGGFFKREARPSEKEVLTSRFLDRPIRPLFPDNYFLDTQIIATVISMDSENDPDMAAMIGVSFSLMVSEAPFNGPTAGVRVARINGNFIANPTYKELEESDTFLIVAGSKDAITMVEGSFNELDEEELISAIEFAHGKIKELIEFQNSILSEIDVKKVSIKEIKLPDGLYERVKELAFDDLSDALKIPAKLERNERVESLDNKIIELLKESYPEHEAAILHIMESIQKDILRNNIIKDGLRIDGRGLKDIRPITCSVGELPMAHGSAVFTRGETQALVAATLGTKFDEQIIDAPEKESAKRFMLHYNFPPFSVGEVAPLRSPGRREIGHGSLGEKALRYIIPPAEKFPYTIRLVSEILESNGSSSQATICGGTLALMDAGVPIKAPVAGIAMGLIKEGDSIAILSDILGDEDHLGDMDFKVAGTSNGVTALQMDIKISGVTSEILRNALSQAKEGRLHILNIMLQSISEPRKDMAQNAPRIITMTVKPEKVREVIGSGGKVIKGIIEKTGAKVDIEDSGKVTISSNNGESLKLAVAMINDIIQEAEISKIYLGKVRKIMDFGAFVEIFPGTDGLVHISQIDNKRVEKVSDVLKEGDEVKVKVIDIDKTGKIKLSMKEAL; the protein is encoded by the coding sequence ATGACAAGTAAAACAATAATGTTCGACGGTAAAAAAATAACCGTGGAAACGGGTAGGCTTGCAAAGCAGGCATCCGGAAGCGCTTTAGTAACTATAGGAAACACAAAAGTCCTTGTTACTACGTGCTTAAACAAAAATATTAAAGAAGGCATCGATTTTTTGCCGCTTACCGTTAACTATGTCGAAAAATATTATGCCGCCGGCAAAATACCCGGAGGTTTTTTTAAAAGGGAAGCAAGACCTAGCGAAAAAGAGGTTTTGACTTCAAGATTTTTGGACAGGCCTATAAGGCCGCTTTTTCCGGATAACTATTTTTTGGATACCCAGATTATAGCAACCGTTATATCTATGGATAGCGAAAACGATCCGGATATGGCTGCAATGATAGGCGTTTCATTTTCTTTGATGGTATCCGAAGCTCCTTTTAACGGACCTACGGCAGGCGTCAGAGTAGCAAGAATAAACGGTAATTTTATCGCCAATCCGACATATAAAGAACTTGAAGAAAGCGACACTTTTCTTATAGTTGCCGGTTCTAAAGATGCTATAACGATGGTGGAGGGAAGTTTTAACGAGTTAGACGAAGAAGAGCTTATTTCGGCTATAGAGTTTGCTCACGGTAAGATCAAGGAATTAATCGAATTTCAGAATAGTATTTTATCTGAAATCGACGTTAAAAAAGTTTCTATAAAAGAAATTAAACTGCCTGACGGATTATATGAACGGGTTAAAGAGCTTGCATTCGACGATTTATCCGATGCTCTTAAAATTCCTGCAAAACTTGAGAGAAACGAAAGAGTCGAAAGTTTAGACAATAAAATTATCGAACTCCTTAAAGAATCTTATCCGGAGCATGAAGCAGCGATACTGCATATTATGGAATCGATACAGAAAGACATATTGAGGAATAATATAATAAAAGACGGTTTAAGAATTGACGGAAGAGGACTTAAAGATATAAGGCCCATCACTTGTTCCGTCGGCGAATTGCCTATGGCTCACGGCAGCGCAGTTTTTACGAGGGGCGAAACGCAGGCTTTAGTTGCCGCGACTCTTGGGACAAAGTTCGACGAACAGATAATAGACGCGCCTGAGAAAGAATCCGCCAAAAGGTTTATGCTGCATTATAATTTTCCTCCTTTTTCGGTCGGCGAAGTAGCGCCGTTAAGGTCTCCCGGCAGAAGAGAAATCGGACACGGCTCGCTGGGCGAAAAAGCATTAAGATATATAATTCCGCCCGCTGAAAAATTTCCTTACACCATAAGGTTGGTTTCCGAAATTTTAGAATCTAACGGTTCTTCTTCTCAGGCTACGATATGCGGCGGCACTCTTGCTTTAATGGATGCCGGCGTTCCGATAAAAGCTCCCGTTGCGGGAATAGCCATGGGACTCATAAAAGAAGGCGACAGCATAGCTATACTATCTGATATTCTTGGCGACGAAGACCATCTCGGCGATATGGACTTTAAAGTTGCCGGAACGTCGAACGGAGTTACGGCCTTACAGATGGATATAAAAATTTCGGGCGTTACGAGCGAAATTTTAAGAAACGCGCTATCGCAGGCAAAAGAAGGACGTTTGCATATACTTAATATAATGCTTCAGTCTATTTCGGAACCGAGAAAAGACATGGCGCAAAATGCTCCGAGAATAATTACTATGACCGTTAAACCCGAAAAAGTAAGAGAAGTGATCGGTTCTGGCGGCAAGGTAATAAAGGGAATAATAGAAAAGACCGGCGCTAAAGTAGATATAGAAGATTCCGGAAAAGTGACGATTTCTTCAAACAACGGAGAATCTCTTAAGCTTGCCGTCGCTATGATAAACGATATTATCCAGGAAGCCGAAATCAGCAAAATTTATCTCGGTAAAGTAAGAAAGATAATGGATTTTGGCGCTTTTGTCGAGATATTTCCCGGTACGGACGGATTAGTCCACATTTCGCAGATAGATAATAAAAGAGTGGAAAAAGTTTCCGACGTATTAAAAGAAGGCGACGAAGTGAAAGTCAAGGTCATTGATATAGACAAAACAGGTAAAATAAAACTGTCTATGAAAGAAGCTTTATGA
- a CDS encoding insulinase family protein — translation MKNFKKEVLESGITLITEKKTYFNSISIGLWVKTGSVYEPAELNGISHFIEHLFFKGTASRSYKDINREIDLMGGALNAFTGNELTCIYTKVLYKNYDNALNLLIDLMFNSLFPEEEIEKEKDVILQEISGVQDDPSDYSMELFHKDLYGNSPYALPILGTEDTISGFNRKKILDYYSSRYNPQNVVISAAGNLDHDKIAESVNCYMQKIVSKFDNVKTDKKLITDKFFGDFVHEKDLEQTHFLIGLEGVSRLDKDFFSVEVLNAILGGSVSSRLFQEVRENKGLAYSIYSNSVFHKFDGFFYIYAGVSPKKFALSKKLIFEIIDEIVSGNISDDEISNAKKHIYDGFLLGMESTSQIMNRNAINEIYEGKYIPKTQVLKDIEKVDRHAVKKAADRLFLNKAGRNISVLGKIK, via the coding sequence ATGAAAAACTTTAAAAAAGAAGTTTTAGAATCAGGCATTACTTTAATAACCGAAAAAAAAACTTATTTCAATTCTATAAGTATAGGATTGTGGGTTAAAACCGGTTCGGTTTACGAACCGGCAGAACTTAACGGAATATCCCACTTCATAGAACATCTTTTTTTTAAAGGAACCGCAAGCAGGTCGTATAAAGATATAAACAGGGAAATAGACCTGATGGGCGGAGCTCTAAACGCTTTTACTGGCAATGAATTAACCTGCATATATACTAAAGTTTTATATAAAAATTACGATAACGCATTAAATCTCCTTATAGATTTAATGTTTAATTCTTTATTTCCGGAAGAGGAAATAGAAAAAGAAAAAGACGTTATACTGCAGGAGATATCAGGCGTTCAAGACGACCCATCAGATTATTCCATGGAGCTTTTTCATAAAGATTTATACGGAAATTCTCCTTATGCCTTGCCGATACTTGGAACGGAAGATACTATAAGCGGTTTTAACAGAAAAAAAATACTGGATTATTATTCATCCCGTTACAATCCTCAAAATGTGGTAATTTCGGCGGCAGGCAATTTAGACCATGATAAAATCGCTGAATCTGTTAACTGCTATATGCAAAAAATCGTATCAAAATTTGATAACGTAAAAACAGATAAAAAATTAATTACCGATAAATTTTTCGGCGATTTTGTTCACGAAAAAGATCTTGAGCAGACCCATTTTCTAATAGGTTTAGAAGGAGTCAGCAGATTGGATAAAGATTTTTTTTCGGTTGAAGTGCTTAATGCAATATTAGGCGGTTCAGTAAGTTCAAGACTTTTTCAGGAAGTAAGAGAGAACAAAGGTCTTGCGTATTCTATCTATTCTAATTCCGTTTTTCATAAATTCGACGGTTTTTTTTATATTTATGCAGGCGTTTCTCCGAAAAAATTTGCGTTATCCAAAAAATTAATATTTGAAATTATAGATGAAATAGTTTCAGGAAATATAAGCGACGACGAAATATCTAACGCAAAAAAACATATATACGACGGTTTTCTTTTGGGAATGGAGTCTACAAGCCAAATAATGAACCGAAATGCAATTAATGAAATTTATGAGGGTAAATATATACCGAAAACTCAAGTTCTTAAAGATATAGAAAAAGTCGACAGGCATGCCGTAAAAAAGGCAGCCGACCGCTTATTTTTAAACAAAGCCGGCAGAAATATTTCGGTTCTCGGCAAAATAAAATAG
- a CDS encoding TetR/AcrR family transcriptional regulator: protein MTEIQDKYELILSSSRKLIEEIGFSALTMDKVAQKAGIAKGTVYLYFKDKDDLLEKVLSSGFEKMFERIKTRVGNESGAFNKLKSLINENIKHIYENRYFFKTIFLDEVNVVFLKKKSKESYNLRRKRYTEYIAGIIKSGMESEEFRKDLNYSKSAYMLVSLIKTGAIYNFLNGMFDLTSEMIEKDTEEILNLFMRGISVK from the coding sequence ATGACCGAAATTCAGGATAAATACGAATTAATTTTATCTTCGTCCAGAAAACTTATAGAAGAAATAGGTTTTTCTGCATTGACTATGGACAAAGTGGCTCAAAAAGCCGGTATAGCTAAAGGGACGGTTTATCTTTATTTTAAAGACAAAGACGACCTTCTGGAGAAAGTATTGTCTTCGGGATTCGAAAAAATGTTTGAAAGAATAAAAACAAGGGTCGGCAATGAAAGCGGAGCGTTTAATAAGTTGAAATCTTTAATTAACGAAAATATAAAGCATATTTACGAAAACAGATATTTTTTTAAAACTATTTTTTTGGACGAAGTAAACGTAGTGTTTTTGAAAAAAAAATCAAAGGAATCTTATAATTTAAGAAGAAAAAGATATACGGAGTATATCGCCGGCATTATTAAATCAGGTATGGAATCTGAGGAATTCAGAAAAGACCTGAATTATTCCAAGTCTGCATATATGCTTGTATCTTTGATAAAAACCGGCGCTATATACAATTTTCTTAACGGCATGTTTGATTTAACTTCCGAAATGATAGAAAAAGATACCGAAGAAATATTAAACTTATTTATGCGCGGTATTTCCGTAAAATAA
- a CDS encoding DHA2 family efflux MFS transporter permease subunit produces the protein MVEKSHESYKWIVLALVVVSSFMAILDVNIVTVGIPKMMSHFGINVTDAEWVMIAYTIAYSIVILPMAYIRRRWGIKYPFIISIVVFVIGSALCGVSPSFSDLVIFRIIQAIGGAGLTPTGLTLLAEVFPPDERGEAMGIWSIGAMLAPAVGPALGGYLVDYVDWRWIFYVNVPIGIISVLGAIAILTHDIPVKKYIKKFDFLGFLFMSLSMASLLYALNEGQTLGWHAPIIIQSEVISGFSCVFFIITELFVETPLLNLDIFKNYNFVIAFIVNMVRAVGIFGAMFLLPLFIENVMNYNAMHAGILMAPTAIAVALVSPFSGKISDRIGPRYPLFAGLLIVAYSMFLFDNLSLNTSVYDIIVNQLIRGVGIGLLNAPVMSAALNSVKKELIPEASGLIPVSLQVGASFGIAYIGNELVVRQAYHLNQYARDIKYNSNAYSNVMHFINGDLISKASGYFRPGTIYPSPAHGFFDEIVQMLAAVASYGDSFAILGYITLGGALVAFFIKNKRYNNK, from the coding sequence ATGGTCGAAAAATCCCACGAAAGCTATAAATGGATAGTGCTTGCCCTCGTCGTCGTGTCTTCATTTATGGCTATACTCGACGTCAATATCGTAACGGTCGGAATCCCAAAAATGATGTCGCATTTCGGCATAAACGTTACGGATGCCGAATGGGTTATGATAGCCTATACTATTGCCTACTCTATCGTTATTCTTCCCATGGCTTATATAAGAAGAAGATGGGGAATTAAATATCCTTTTATAATATCGATAGTCGTTTTCGTAATAGGTTCCGCATTATGCGGGGTTTCGCCTTCATTCAGCGATCTTGTAATATTTAGAATAATTCAAGCTATAGGCGGCGCGGGACTAACGCCGACCGGATTAACACTGCTTGCCGAAGTTTTTCCTCCGGACGAAAGAGGCGAAGCAATGGGCATATGGTCTATAGGGGCAATGCTTGCTCCTGCCGTGGGTCCTGCTTTAGGAGGATATCTCGTCGATTACGTCGATTGGAGATGGATATTTTACGTTAACGTGCCTATCGGAATTATTTCGGTTTTAGGAGCGATAGCCATTCTTACTCACGATATACCTGTAAAAAAATATATTAAAAAATTTGATTTTCTCGGTTTTTTATTTATGTCTTTATCGATGGCTTCCTTGCTGTACGCTCTTAACGAAGGGCAGACGCTCGGATGGCACGCTCCTATAATAATACAGTCGGAAGTAATAAGCGGTTTTTCGTGCGTTTTTTTTATCATAACCGAACTATTTGTCGAAACTCCCCTTCTCAATTTGGATATTTTTAAAAATTATAATTTCGTTATTGCTTTTATCGTTAATATGGTAAGAGCCGTAGGGATTTTCGGAGCTATGTTTCTTTTGCCGCTCTTTATAGAAAACGTTATGAACTATAATGCTATGCACGCAGGTATTCTTATGGCCCCTACGGCTATTGCCGTAGCCTTAGTATCTCCTTTTTCTGGAAAAATATCAGACAGAATAGGACCGAGATATCCTCTTTTTGCCGGATTATTAATAGTGGCTTATTCAATGTTCCTGTTCGATAATCTTTCGTTAAATACCAGCGTTTACGACATAATTGTAAATCAGCTTATAAGAGGCGTAGGTATCGGACTTTTGAATGCTCCGGTTATGAGCGCCGCTTTAAATTCGGTAAAAAAAGAGCTTATACCGGAAGCCTCAGGGTTAATACCGGTCTCACTGCAGGTTGGAGCATCTTTTGGAATTGCGTATATAGGCAATGAGCTTGTCGTTAGACAGGCCTATCATTTAAATCAGTACGCAAGAGATATAAAATACAATTCAAATGCTTATAGCAACGTAATGCATTTTATAAACGGAGATTTAATTTCAAAAGCATCAGGTTATTTCAGGCCTGGCACTATTTACCCTAGTCCTGCGCACGGATTTTTTGACGAAATCGTTCAAATGCTAGCTGCAGTAGCTTCCTACGGAGATTCCTTCGCAATACTGGGATATATAACCCTTGGCGGAGCGTTAGTGGCTTTTTTTATTAAAAATAAAAGGTATAATAATAAATAA